In Crocosphaera sp. UHCC 0190, the following proteins share a genomic window:
- a CDS encoding type II toxin-antitoxin system HicA family toxin → MNSREIIKKLIADGWYQVSTTGSHHHFKHPEKKGKVTVPHPKKDIPLKTLSSIEKQAGIKLR, encoded by the coding sequence ATGAACAGTCGAGAAATTATTAAAAAACTCATAGCAGATGGATGGTATCAAGTTAGTACGACAGGAAGTCATCACCACTTTAAACACCCAGAAAAGAAAGGAAAGGTCACGGTTCCTCATCCTAAAAAAGATATTCCCCTTAAAACGTTAAGTAGTATTGAAAAACAAGCAGGAATAAAATTACGTTAA
- a CDS encoding type II toxin-antitoxin system HicB family antitoxin has protein sequence MITYIATIHKDNDSDYGVQFYDFPGCISVGETIEEAKVMATEALNGHINLILADGEQIPEPSTLETILNDADHQDAVAFMTIEISDTILAKLELYAKI, from the coding sequence ATGATTACTTACATCGCAACGATTCACAAAGATAACGATAGTGATTATGGTGTACAATTCTATGACTTTCCTGGATGTATCAGTGTGGGAGAAACCATTGAAGAAGCAAAAGTAATGGCAACAGAAGCCTTAAATGGTCATATTAATTTAATTTTAGCTGATGGAGAGCAAATTCCCGAACCTAGCACCCTTGAAACTATTTTAAATGATGCTGATCACCAAGATGCAGTAGCTTTCATGACCATTGAAATATCAGACACAATCTTAGCTAAACTAGAACTATATGCCAAAATTTGA
- a CDS encoding NAD synthetase — METNTILDWILGSLAIIILMGGMIMLLSGTLGMGDK; from the coding sequence ATGGAAACTAACACCATACTCGATTGGATTTTAGGAAGTTTAGCTATTATCATCTTAATGGGTGGAATGATCATGTTATTAAGTGGTACTTTGGGAATGGGAGATAAGTAA